The genomic DNA CACCAAGACTACGCCGTAACGACCGTACTCTTCCAACAAGTCGGTCAAGGGCTTGATGTAAGGCCGGCTGAAGGCGAATACTCCGTTGCTGACGGGTACAGACAGAGGGTAGGCGCGCCAAAGGCCCTCTTCCTGACTGGAGAAGATAACCACCCCCTTACTCTGCCAGTCATATTCAAAATCGAAAAACCTTTCCACACGCTGACGGTCTGCCTCATGAATGCGGTTGCTGACGCGATCCAACAGGTCGCGGAGCACGAGCCTGACCCTTTCCTTTGCTTGCTGGGATAGGTCCGTATCCAGATAGAGGCTCAAGATTGTCCCGCCTTCTGTTTGGAATTCCAGCAGTTCTTGCAACTCAGCTTCTGTGATCATTCTTGGCTCCTTATTCCAAGGTAGTTTTGCTTTTCAGTTCTCATTCTGACCCTTCCAATTGGGCCTGTAAACGGGCGATTTCTGCCTCCATCGCCAGGCGCATCTCTTCCATCTGGCGACGCATCTCCTCCATGCGCTCGGTCATATTGAGGATAACCTCTACTCCGGCCAAATTCACCCCGAGTTCGTCGGTAAGACGGACGATTTTCCGCAGTCGCTCGACATCTTGCGGAGAGTAGAGGCGCACGTTCCCTCTGGAGCGCGACGGCCTAATGAGACCAATCCGTTCGTAATAGCGCAGCGTCTGGGGGTGCAACCCCACTAGTTTGGCAGCTACGCTAATGATATAGCAAGGTTCGTCAGGCGGGTCGTGTTGAAGAACCATTAGACTGCTCACCTCCACCAGACCACTTATTCTGTCTGAGGCCTCTCGCCCAAAGTCAAAGTTACGGTTCTCTCGCGGCCATCGCGCAAGAACGTTACCTGCACCGTCTGGCCCACCGTCGTCCTGGTTTCCAGAAACTCGATCAGGTTATCCATGCTGTTTATAGGCGTGTCGTTTATCGCAACGATGATATCGCCCCCAACCGGCACCAGGTAGTTACCCACTTGCACTTGATGGGTAGCGCCTCGTAGCCCGGCTTTGTCTGCAGCACTGCCCCTTGAAACTTCGATGATCAGCACACCGCGATCCACTGAGAGGTTCAGTTCCTGTGCTAAATCTGGGGTGATGGAAAGAGCACGGATACCCATCCAAGGATGGCTATAGCGCCCCTTGGCAATGAGTTCAGGTATGACGCGTTTCACTGTGTCTATCGGAATAGCAAAGCCCAAGCCCACCGAGCCACCGCTCGGTGAATAGATAGCGGTATTGACACCGATAACGCGACCTTGCGAATCGAGAAGCGGACCACCTGAGTTGCCGGGATTGATGGCAGCATCCGTCTGTATGACATTGTAAAGGCGACGGCCATTCTCCAGGTCTAAAGGTCGGTTCAGGGAACTAATGACACCGGTCGTTAGTGTACGGTCCAG from Chloroflexota bacterium includes the following:
- a CDS encoding trypsin-like peptidase domain-containing protein, which encodes MNNTKRLILVGVAMMVLLLFVGCGYLPNLLLPRQELSPQPTQTPWIIVVTPTPGPLSSSPPVTGQIVDIEEQLVISAYERVSPAVVFITSRTVVMGFFGPYPQEGTGSGFVIDKEGHIVTNNHVIEGARSVEVTLSTGTKADARIVGTDPANDLAVLKIDVPAEELHPVELGTSSDLKVGQRVIAIGNPFGLDRTLTTGVISSLNRPLDLENGRRLYNVIQTDAAINPGNSGGPLLDSQGRVIGVNTAIYSPSGGSVGLGFAIPIDTVKRVIPELIAKGRYSHPWMGIRALSITPDLAQELNLSVDRGVLIIEVSRGSAADKAGLRGATHQVQVGNYLVPVGGDIIVAINDTPINSMDNLIEFLETRTTVGQTVQVTFLRDGRERTVTLTLGERPQTE
- a CDS encoding helix-turn-helix transcriptional regulator; this encodes MVLQHDPPDEPCYIISVAAKLVGLHPQTLRYYERIGLIRPSRSRGNVRLYSPQDVERLRKIVRLTDELGVNLAGVEVILNMTERMEEMRRQMEEMRLAMEAEIARLQAQLEGSE